From a region of the Bacteroidales bacterium genome:
- a CDS encoding Gfo/Idh/MocA family oxidoreductase encodes MINRRKFLTGGLAAVAGAGIMASFPLTAKAFAGSPNDKIVAGAIGINGMGFADLQAFLRQPNTECAALCDVDENVLNARALEVEKIQGKKPALYKDFRKLLEDKSLDVVIIGTPDHWHCLPFIYALQAGKNVYSEKPLSNSVQEIDLMQKAAKKYGKVVQIGQWQRSDPHWQDAVAFVHSGKLGKIRTVRAWSYQGWMKSVPVVPDEPVPAGVDYDFWLGPAPLRPFNKNRFHFTFRWFWDYAGGMMTDWGVHILDYALFGMNAGQPKSVMAMGGKFAYPEDACETPDTLQALYEFNDFTLLWDHAIGIDGGYYGRSHGVGFVGNLGTLVVDRNGWEVIPEPGNGKALMESVPLKKGNGKGLENHMKNFLACIRDSSVTPNAGIDIGAHIARVANLGNIAYRTGRRLYWNGDTSSFINDTGADAYLKANYRKPWELPTL; translated from the coding sequence ATGATCAATCGTCGAAAATTCTTAACGGGTGGCCTGGCAGCCGTTGCCGGTGCAGGTATTATGGCCTCATTTCCCCTTACTGCAAAAGCTTTTGCTGGTTCTCCCAATGATAAAATAGTGGCCGGTGCCATAGGTATTAACGGGATGGGCTTTGCCGACCTGCAGGCATTTTTAAGACAGCCAAATACCGAATGTGCTGCGCTTTGTGATGTGGATGAGAATGTACTCAATGCCAGAGCACTTGAAGTGGAAAAGATACAGGGTAAGAAACCGGCCCTGTATAAAGATTTCAGGAAGCTGCTCGAAGATAAGTCGCTTGACGTAGTCATCATAGGCACACCGGATCACTGGCACTGCCTTCCTTTCATATATGCCCTGCAGGCAGGAAAGAATGTTTATTCTGAAAAGCCTCTTTCAAACAGCGTCCAGGAAATCGACCTGATGCAAAAAGCAGCAAAGAAGTACGGTAAGGTTGTGCAAATAGGTCAGTGGCAACGAAGCGATCCACACTGGCAGGACGCTGTGGCTTTCGTTCATTCGGGTAAGCTGGGTAAAATCAGGACCGTTCGTGCCTGGTCATACCAGGGATGGATGAAATCGGTGCCAGTTGTACCCGATGAACCGGTGCCCGCCGGAGTTGATTATGATTTCTGGCTGGGACCGGCTCCGCTGAGGCCTTTTAACAAAAACCGGTTTCACTTTACATTCCGGTGGTTCTGGGATTATGCAGGGGGGATGATGACCGACTGGGGAGTTCATATTCTCGATTATGCCCTTTTCGGCATGAATGCAGGGCAGCCCAAATCGGTTATGGCAATGGGCGGTAAATTTGCCTATCCCGAAGACGCTTGTGAAACACCTGACACGTTGCAGGCACTTTACGAATTTAATGATTTCACGCTTTTGTGGGATCATGCCATTGGCATTGACGGAGGTTATTACGGCCGTTCACATGGCGTAGGCTTTGTAGGCAACCTGGGAACCCTTGTTGTCGACAGAAACGGCTGGGAGGTAATCCCTGAACCCGGCAACGGAAAAGCTTTAATGGAGAGTGTGCCGTTGAAGAAGGGTAACGGTAAGGGCCTTGAAAATCATATGAAGAATTTCCTAGCCTGTATCCGTGATTCTTCCGTAACGCCCAACGCAGGTATTGATATAGGTGCCCACATAGCAAGAGTGGCCAATCTTGGGAATATTGCCTATCGCACAGGCAGAAGGCTATACTGGAATGGTGACACAAGCAGTTTTATCAATGATACCGGTGCGGATGCTTATCTGAAGGCCAACTACAGAAAGCCATGGGAGTTGCCAACCCTTTGA
- a CDS encoding carboxypeptidase-like regulatory domain-containing protein — MKNLILFFVVFQISAALYSQVISGVVLDSQTNDTIPFASVYFNGTFVGTSTDNHGRFSIDISGRSAMPLTVSAVGYYSVTISGLPAKEIKVLLEPKVYEMKEVHVSGASLLEEREADLKIFRREFLGGSIYGKRCEILNEKDVTFNYGSSDTLKAYAKNLIRIHNPLLGYNMACFLDEFVYCRQTGDFRMTGYILYQQDLKDSSDLKKIIKRRRHAYYGSPMHFFRSLYSNTVQKQGFTGYSSEHNSKVYLSYSNEYVYNSSEYIKGKSLYKKTVTEGEGIKYFYFNGNLTISYNRNLTYFKFLSDNIAFNHTGQYDFTKISLSGKMAELRVGDWLPFEYVPN; from the coding sequence ATGAAAAACCTGATCCTGTTTTTTGTGGTTTTCCAAATATCGGCTGCCTTATACTCGCAAGTTATCAGTGGAGTAGTTCTTGATAGCCAGACGAATGATACAATACCTTTTGCTTCAGTATATTTTAACGGGACGTTCGTAGGAACCAGTACGGACAATCACGGGAGATTTTCAATTGATATAAGCGGTCGCAGTGCAATGCCTTTGACTGTAAGTGCTGTAGGGTACTATTCAGTTACAATCAGCGGTTTGCCGGCAAAAGAAATAAAGGTTCTCCTTGAGCCAAAAGTTTATGAAATGAAGGAGGTCCATGTTAGCGGTGCATCACTGCTTGAGGAAAGAGAGGCCGATCTTAAAATCTTCAGAAGGGAGTTCCTTGGCGGTTCAATATATGGCAAAAGATGTGAAATTCTGAATGAAAAGGATGTTACCTTTAATTACGGCAGTTCTGATACACTAAAAGCCTATGCTAAAAACCTGATCCGCATTCATAATCCTCTGCTTGGTTATAATATGGCCTGTTTTCTTGATGAATTCGTATATTGTCGCCAGACAGGTGACTTCAGAATGACAGGCTATATTTTATATCAGCAGGATCTAAAGGACAGCAGTGATTTAAAAAAGATTATTAAGAGAAGGCGTCATGCTTATTATGGTTCACCTATGCATTTTTTCAGGAGCCTTTATTCAAATACAGTTCAGAAGCAGGGTTTCACAGGTTATAGCTCCGAACATAATTCAAAGGTTTACCTTTCTTATTCAAATGAATACGTTTATAATTCAAGTGAGTACATTAAGGGAAAAAGCCTGTATAAAAAAACAGTGACAGAAGGAGAGGGCATAAAGTATTTTTATTTTAACGGGAACCTCACAATTTCCTATAACAGGAACCTTACCTACTTTAAATTTCTTTCTGATAATATTGCCTTCAACCATACAGGACAATACGATTTCACAAAAATAAGCCTGAGCGGCAAAATGGCTGAATTACGGGTTGGCGATTGGTTACCGTTTGAATATGTACCTAACTAG
- a CDS encoding TonB-dependent receptor plug domain-containing protein, producing the protein MKPVLLLSFLCILPHLVEAQARDITFIIEGVILDVDGTPVSDAIIVVDNETTNTKSDDNGNYSIKVKRSAQNIGVVALGVGYLEEKIDSRNRIDFTFGRVAVEPEKETKSEEIVNTGYSAIRKKYAADAVGFLDVEHSKKKYNSIDQMLLETPGLTLMNGMLIVAGSRTFQGFVPPLYVVDNMPMDYLPSISPSQVATVTVLKGASAAMYGSRAFGGVVLITTKL; encoded by the coding sequence GTGAAACCAGTTTTACTTTTATCATTTTTATGTATTCTCCCGCACCTGGTAGAAGCCCAGGCCAGGGATATTACTTTTATTATTGAAGGAGTCATCCTGGATGTGGATGGCACTCCTGTTTCCGATGCGATAATTGTCGTTGATAATGAAACCACCAATACAAAATCGGATGACAACGGGAATTATTCGATCAAAGTTAAACGGTCAGCGCAAAATATCGGGGTAGTAGCACTCGGTGTTGGCTACCTGGAAGAGAAAATCGATAGCAGAAACCGGATTGACTTTACATTTGGCCGTGTGGCTGTTGAACCTGAAAAAGAAACAAAGTCTGAGGAAATTGTAAATACAGGGTATAGTGCCATAAGGAAAAAGTATGCTGCCGATGCGGTCGGATTTCTGGATGTGGAGCATTCGAAGAAAAAATATAATTCGATTGACCAAATGCTGTTGGAAACTCCCGGGTTAACTTTAATGAATGGAATGTTAATCGTTGCAGGTTCAAGAACTTTTCAGGGTTTTGTACCTCCCTTGTACGTGGTTGATAATATGCCAATGGATTATTTACCTTCCATATCTCCCTCACAAGTAGCCACAGTTACGGTTCTTAAAGGAGCCAGTGCGGCTATGTACGGATCAAGGGCTTTTGGCGGCGTTGTACTAATCACAACGAAATTGTAG
- a CDS encoding carboxypeptidase-like regulatory domain-containing protein, with the protein MSFNRVFKPLLLWHCMALLYLPCSGQVVRGYVLDATNHDTISYASVFFEGTFKGTNTDAHGYFTIDLAGKPFIPLTVSAIGYYSREISEYSPAIPVTVYLSPKVYAFKEVIVNAHGSKKQRKKDMRIFREVFLGTTPNALRCIILNENDVVFNSGSHSDTLRAFAYNPITVRNPNLGYTVTYYLDKFEFNRRTTDYYIKGVISFNEDLVNALNRNQVENRRFRAYNGSIPHFFKSLWSGNLEDFAVMDKNWNEFQLTDSVAINDSVTRLLNCKSTFYVQHDRKTSLAIPISEKLTFDQYGFYVPEIKWQGDMASRRIGDWLPVEYYMNR; encoded by the coding sequence ATGTCGTTCAACAGAGTTTTCAAACCCCTTCTGTTGTGGCATTGTATGGCTTTACTTTATCTGCCCTGTTCAGGACAGGTTGTTAGAGGTTATGTACTGGATGCAACCAACCATGACACCATTTCTTATGCATCAGTGTTTTTCGAAGGCACGTTCAAAGGAACAAACACTGATGCACATGGATACTTCACAATTGATCTGGCCGGTAAACCATTTATACCGCTTACTGTAAGTGCAATCGGCTATTATTCCCGTGAAATCAGCGAATATTCTCCTGCTATACCAGTAACCGTTTATCTTTCTCCAAAAGTATATGCCTTTAAAGAGGTTATTGTTAATGCCCATGGTTCAAAAAAACAGAGAAAAAAAGACATGCGGATTTTCAGGGAAGTTTTCCTGGGAACCACGCCAAATGCATTGCGATGTATCATACTGAATGAAAACGATGTGGTATTTAACAGTGGTTCGCATTCCGACACTCTTCGTGCATTTGCTTACAATCCCATAACGGTGAGGAATCCCAACCTTGGTTACACGGTTACTTATTACCTGGATAAGTTTGAATTTAACAGGAGAACAACAGATTATTATATTAAGGGTGTGATTTCCTTTAACGAAGACCTTGTTAATGCACTTAACAGAAACCAGGTTGAAAACAGGCGATTCAGGGCTTACAATGGTTCCATTCCCCATTTCTTCAAGTCACTTTGGAGTGGTAATCTTGAAGATTTCGCTGTGATGGATAAAAACTGGAACGAATTTCAACTCACGGATTCTGTAGCTATAAATGACAGTGTTACGCGTTTACTGAACTGTAAATCGACATTTTATGTGCAGCACGACAGAAAAACTTCACTGGCAATTCCCATCAGCGAAAAATTGACGTTTGATCAGTATGGATTTTATGTCCCAGAAATTAAATGGCAGGGTGATATGGCTTCAAGACGTATTGGTGACTGGTTGCCGGTTGAATATTATATGAACAGGTGA
- a CDS encoding TonB-dependent receptor plug domain-containing protein, whose translation MKKSGILICLLLASLPFFQLSAQKSDKKITISGTVLDKESKPLQNAMIMIDGVKTNKMTDDQGHYLVKVKPYARTIGVVAFGSGVIEQDISDRTEINFYFNANRVEKKEADKEAPSDNMVNTGYNSVEKEKLTTSVGKVKNTRAPRTYANIFEMLQTVPGVKVTGTRVVVNDARDFQGTVDPLFVVDGVPVTSIDDISPATVASIEVLKGSAASIYGTRGYGGVILIKRKSLE comes from the coding sequence ATGAAAAAGTCAGGTATATTGATTTGTTTGCTGTTGGCTTCTTTGCCTTTCTTCCAGCTTTCAGCGCAAAAATCCGATAAAAAGATAACCATTTCGGGTACAGTACTCGATAAAGAAAGTAAGCCGTTGCAAAATGCCATGATTATGATTGATGGCGTAAAGACCAATAAAATGACGGATGATCAGGGTCATTACCTGGTTAAAGTAAAGCCTTATGCCCGTACAATCGGTGTTGTTGCCTTCGGCAGCGGGGTTATTGAACAGGATATTTCGGACCGTACGGAGATCAATTTCTATTTCAATGCAAACAGGGTGGAAAAGAAAGAAGCAGATAAAGAGGCTCCGTCTGATAACATGGTCAATACAGGCTATAACTCGGTTGAAAAGGAAAAACTGACAACTTCTGTAGGCAAAGTAAAGAATACACGGGCACCCAGAACGTATGCCAATATTTTTGAAATGCTACAAACCGTTCCGGGAGTTAAGGTAACCGGAACAAGAGTCGTTGTGAATGATGCCCGTGATTTCCAGGGAACCGTAGATCCTTTGTTCGTAGTTGACGGAGTGCCGGTAACAAGCATTGATGATATTTCCCCTGCAACCGTTGCTTCCATCGAGGTACTGAAAGGATCAGCTGCTTCCATTTATGGTACAAGAGGTTACGGAGGAGTTATCCTTATCAAGAGAAAATCACTTGAGTAG
- a CDS encoding LamG-like jellyroll fold domain-containing protein gives MKKSLFTVFILCSYVFALPQSLNIVFDGDSQTSSGTWPQKIIELLQSQGYTSVRYANFAVSGQTTFQMVSDVTSQVVPRYSSGYDENLVLYYIGYNDTWAGSNVDVTDLYNNLVKYYTTLKSAGFKVLMINLPDGINRSGISEINSMFASKNTALADVFVNCREPGGVFEDYTNTTWYRDNVHLSTTGLNYLAEKYVFPKLSELPDVVPQVPSGSALLTGLESYYKLDETSGNAKDETGSNPGVVSSSVTRTAGRVNGGYLFDGNTDYITFSKLSTLKTGTYSCWIRISSLNDDLLIMGNDSYYSRIFIGSNNNLKVETNTNGQEFAFYSPFALNTWYHIALVRNNDNVTFYRNGISLGTSSISGSANMSLRQIGFNGRSFRGVIDEVGIWSRALTSQEVALVYNSAYPFSGTLSVPPTPPVIDAGPISSSSLLTSLKAYYKFDETSGNARDEAGGNTGYVSAGVTKVAGRVNGGFHFDSNSDYVTLSNPLTHKTATYSFWMKIQSITDDLIIMGHNAYYSRIFIGANNNIKIETNTNGQEFDFYNTFTTGTWHHITLVRENDQMRLYRNGIHIGATSISGSNSLTISQIGFNGRSFRGTLDEVGIWDRALTAGEIALLNSGQTYPFSSLKSTNLPEEPEEINELTFYPNPAGEMIHLNQTYSSICVYDLHGRQVIRKTNQDYLEVSGLTGGIYILEANDNGKIFRSKVVHP, from the coding sequence ATGAAAAAGTCTCTATTTACGGTTTTCATTCTATGCTCATATGTATTCGCTTTACCCCAATCACTTAATATCGTCTTCGACGGGGATTCCCAGACATCTTCGGGTACATGGCCCCAAAAAATTATTGAATTGCTTCAATCGCAGGGTTATACCTCTGTTCGCTATGCCAATTTTGCTGTTTCAGGTCAAACCACCTTCCAAATGGTAAGTGATGTGACCTCACAGGTTGTGCCAAGGTACTCATCGGGCTATGATGAAAACCTTGTCCTGTATTACATCGGTTATAATGATACATGGGCAGGCAGTAACGTTGATGTTACCGATCTTTACAATAACCTGGTGAAATATTATACCACGCTGAAATCAGCAGGTTTTAAGGTTTTGATGATCAATCTCCCCGATGGTATAAACCGATCCGGCATTTCGGAAATTAATTCAATGTTTGCTTCAAAAAATACTGCCTTAGCTGATGTTTTTGTAAACTGCAGGGAACCGGGTGGTGTTTTTGAAGACTACACCAATACAACCTGGTACAGGGATAATGTTCACCTGAGTACCACCGGGTTAAATTACCTGGCTGAAAAGTATGTTTTTCCGAAACTCTCGGAGTTGCCTGATGTTGTACCACAGGTGCCATCAGGATCTGCATTGCTTACCGGACTTGAATCCTATTACAAACTGGATGAAACATCAGGGAATGCAAAAGATGAAACCGGGAGCAACCCCGGAGTTGTATCTTCTTCCGTTACAAGAACTGCCGGACGAGTAAACGGCGGCTACCTGTTTGACGGAAACACCGATTATATTACATTTTCAAAATTATCAACGCTTAAAACCGGAACATACTCATGCTGGATCAGGATTTCATCCCTAAACGATGACTTACTGATCATGGGTAATGACTCATACTATTCCAGGATTTTTATTGGCAGCAACAACAACCTGAAAGTTGAGACCAACACAAACGGGCAGGAATTTGCATTTTACAGCCCGTTCGCCTTAAACACATGGTATCATATTGCCCTTGTGAGAAACAACGACAACGTAACTTTTTACAGAAATGGGATTTCCCTGGGAACCAGTTCCATTTCAGGTTCTGCTAATATGTCCTTAAGACAGATCGGTTTCAATGGAAGAAGCTTCCGTGGTGTGATTGATGAAGTCGGCATTTGGTCAAGGGCACTTACATCGCAGGAAGTTGCATTGGTATACAATAGTGCCTATCCGTTTTCAGGTACACTCTCTGTACCCCCCACCCCACCGGTAATTGACGCGGGTCCGATTTCATCATCGTCGTTGCTTACTTCATTGAAAGCCTATTACAAATTTGATGAGACATCCGGCAATGCCCGTGATGAGGCCGGTGGCAATACCGGGTATGTGTCTGCAGGTGTTACAAAAGTTGCAGGAAGGGTAAATGGCGGTTTCCATTTCGACAGTAACAGTGATTATGTTACGCTGTCCAATCCGTTAACCCACAAAACGGCAACGTATTCATTCTGGATGAAAATTCAATCCATCACTGACGATTTAATCATAATGGGCCATAATGCTTATTATTCCAGAATTTTTATAGGCGCCAATAATAACATAAAAATCGAAACGAATACAAATGGCCAGGAATTCGACTTCTATAATACCTTTACAACCGGTACCTGGCATCATATTACACTAGTAAGAGAAAATGATCAGATGAGGTTATACCGTAACGGAATTCATATCGGCGCCACGTCTATTTCCGGATCCAATTCTCTTACTATATCCCAGATTGGCTTCAATGGAAGAAGCTTCAGGGGTACACTGGACGAAGTAGGAATATGGGACCGTGCCCTTACAGCAGGAGAAATTGCCCTTCTTAACAGCGGACAAACCTATCCCTTCTCATCATTGAAATCTACAAATCTTCCGGAAGAACCTGAAGAAATCAATGAATTGACTTTCTATCCGAATCCGGCAGGTGAAATGATTCATCTGAATCAGACCTATTCATCTATTTGTGTTTATGATTTGCATGGCCGGCAGGTGATCCGCAAAACCAACCAGGATTATCTTGAGGTCTCAGGATTGACAGGGGGGATTTATATCCTTGAGGCAAATGATAACGGAAAAATCTTTAGAAGTAAGGTTGTACATCCTTGA